The Flavobacterium sp. HJ-32-4 genome contains a region encoding:
- a CDS encoding DUF4292 domain-containing protein produces the protein MKKGIIIALLALVAVSCKTQQAVVATAKAREAQSVAEIAKGHYASQGDFRTAYIKGSVSYKDDNQSQSLSTEIRIQKDQKILVSLRLLGITVAKALITPSEVKYYEKANGTYFEGDYASLSKWLGTELDYAKVQRLLLGQAMDDLTAAGFIASLEEQMYKLEKQSDGTEKVFYFEASKYLLKRQGVSQPSRSRVLQVSYDGHKEYAGLLLPSTIGIEAFNKDKKTTIDIDYTSATFNEDLTFPYSVPDGYDREELD, from the coding sequence ATGAAAAAAGGAATCATCATAGCCCTGCTTGCGCTCGTGGCTGTCTCCTGTAAAACCCAACAGGCAGTGGTAGCGACCGCGAAGGCACGCGAAGCCCAATCGGTTGCCGAAATCGCGAAAGGGCATTACGCCAGCCAGGGCGATTTCCGCACAGCCTATATCAAAGGGTCGGTCAGCTACAAAGACGACAACCAGTCGCAGTCGCTTTCAACCGAGATCCGCATCCAGAAAGACCAAAAGATACTTGTGAGCCTTCGTTTGCTCGGCATCACCGTCGCCAAGGCACTCATCACGCCATCGGAAGTCAAATACTACGAAAAAGCCAATGGTACCTACTTCGAAGGCGATTATGCCTCGCTAAGCAAATGGCTGGGCACCGAACTCGACTACGCCAAAGTGCAGCGCCTGTTACTCGGTCAGGCAATGGACGACCTTACAGCGGCCGGTTTCATCGCCTCGCTGGAAGAACAGATGTACAAACTTGAAAAACAGTCGGACGGCACCGAAAAAGTGTTTTACTTTGAAGCGTCAAAATACCTGCTGAAACGGCAGGGGGTAAGCCAGCCGAGTCGCAGCCGTGTCCTGCAGGTCAGTTACGACGGGCATAAAGAATACGCAGGGCTGCTGCTGCCGTCGACGATTGGCATAGAAGCCTTCAACAAAGACAAAAAAACAACCATCGACATCGACTATACCTCCGCGACCTTCAACGAAGATCTTACCTTCCCCTACAGCGTTCCGGATGGCTATGACCGCGAAGAACTTGACTGA
- a CDS encoding murein hydrolase activator EnvC, with product MTKHLFTFVALLLVAMASAQGDEQEKLERRKAQLQAEIREQEALLQQQNQKQKSVTSLIAQQTEKIKLREQLIRTTEKQARLLKDNMYLNQLEINRMHRELDTLRADYAEMIRKSYKTRSEQSRAMFLLSSQNFLQAYKRAQYLKQYAAYRKMQGEEIRQKAERLRALNATLDTQKKEKQDLLAEQETERQTLQKEKQEQEKLMNSIKKDKKRIAAEIKKKRSESAAIDRKIDKLIRDAITAANKKAAEANRKANPTVSAAKTEATIKSNKIVLTPEAKLAADNFRANKGKLPWPVERGTVYMPYGNSVIHPEYQLPVKNSGVEIETDKGATARAVFSGTVYKVTDISPVNKLVIIQHGDYFTVYQNLSSVSVSQGEKVSTKQAVGRIRTNGDTGKTILKFMISQNTTYANPATWLYNM from the coding sequence ATGACCAAACACCTATTCACTTTCGTTGCGTTACTGTTGGTAGCCATGGCATCGGCCCAGGGCGACGAGCAGGAAAAACTCGAACGGAGGAAAGCGCAGTTACAGGCCGAAATCCGTGAGCAGGAAGCGCTTCTGCAACAGCAGAACCAGAAGCAGAAATCGGTCACGTCCCTCATCGCGCAGCAGACTGAGAAAATCAAATTGCGCGAGCAGTTGATCCGTACCACCGAGAAGCAGGCCCGTTTGCTAAAGGATAACATGTACCTGAACCAACTCGAGATCAACCGGATGCACCGTGAACTCGACACGCTCCGCGCCGATTATGCCGAAATGATCCGGAAGTCATATAAAACGCGTTCCGAGCAAAGTCGCGCCATGTTCCTGTTGTCATCACAAAACTTCCTACAGGCCTACAAACGGGCGCAATACCTCAAGCAATACGCCGCCTACCGTAAGATGCAGGGCGAGGAAATCCGTCAGAAAGCCGAGCGGTTACGCGCCCTGAACGCTACGCTCGATACCCAGAAGAAAGAAAAACAAGACCTGTTGGCCGAGCAGGAAACCGAGCGGCAAACCCTGCAGAAAGAAAAGCAGGAGCAGGAGAAATTGATGAACTCCATCAAGAAAGACAAAAAACGCATCGCCGCCGAAATCAAAAAGAAACGAAGCGAGTCGGCTGCCATCGACCGAAAAATCGATAAGTTGATCCGCGACGCGATCACTGCGGCCAACAAAAAAGCCGCCGAAGCCAATAGGAAAGCAAACCCAACGGTGTCAGCCGCCAAAACCGAAGCGACCATCAAATCGAATAAGATTGTCCTTACGCCGGAAGCGAAACTGGCCGCCGATAACTTCCGGGCCAACAAAGGAAAACTCCCATGGCCGGTAGAACGCGGAACGGTGTATATGCCCTATGGCAACAGCGTCATCCACCCGGAATACCAACTACCGGTAAAAAACAGCGGTGTGGAGATTGAAACGGATAAAGGTGCTACAGCCCGCGCCGTCTTTAGTGGAACGGTCTATAAGGTAACCGATATATCGCCCGTCAACAAACTCGTCATCATCCAGCACGGTGATTACTTCACGGTCTACCAAAACCTGAGTAGTGTATCGGTCAGCCAGGGTGAGAAGGTCTCGACGAAACAGGCAGTGGGTCGCATCCGTACCAACGGCGACACCGGAAAAACCATCCTGAAATTCATGATTTCGCAGAACACCACCTACGCCAATCCGGCGACGTGGCTCTACAACATGTAA
- a CDS encoding septal ring lytic transglycosylase RlpA family protein codes for MVASLLLAACGSSKRSVYKASAEVSYYADTFDGRKTANGETFRNQKLTAAHRTLPFGTKLRVTNLANGKSVVVTVNDRGPQKKSRELDLSKRAFMEITDNKNHGTLRVSIEVL; via the coding sequence ATGGTGGCTTCGCTACTGTTGGCCGCCTGTGGCAGTTCCAAACGCAGTGTGTATAAAGCAAGTGCGGAGGTGTCGTATTATGCCGATACTTTCGACGGGCGTAAAACAGCGAACGGCGAGACCTTCCGCAACCAAAAACTGACGGCTGCCCATCGTACCCTTCCTTTCGGCACCAAGCTACGCGTCACGAACCTCGCAAATGGAAAATCGGTTGTGGTCACCGTCAATGACCGGGGTCCGCAGAAAAAGAGCCGTGAGCTCGATCTGAGCAAGCGGGCCTTCATGGAAATTACCGATAACAAGAACCACGGCACGTTACGCGTCTCTATCGAGGTGCTGTAA
- a CDS encoding septal ring lytic transglycosylase RlpA family protein, with amino-acid sequence MRLRLRIVAVCVFLVSLLGYGLVPAGHLRLQQPKGKQDSIVSDSIVLSGKYRFKLLKKNAHASYYADRLNGRRTASGRVFSNSKYTAAHRKLPFGTKVRVTNEANGKSVIIEVTDRGPFTKGRDIDLSKRAFMDIAGGSRYGGSLRVTLEVVQP; translated from the coding sequence ATGAGGTTGCGGCTGCGTATTGTGGCCGTATGTGTGTTCCTGGTGTCGCTACTGGGGTATGGCCTTGTGCCTGCGGGTCACCTTCGGTTGCAGCAACCTAAGGGTAAGCAGGACAGTATCGTCAGCGACTCGATTGTGTTGTCGGGGAAATACCGTTTTAAATTACTGAAGAAGAACGCCCACGCGTCGTATTATGCCGATCGACTTAACGGACGGCGGACGGCCAGCGGACGGGTGTTCAGCAACTCGAAGTATACGGCCGCCCATCGGAAGCTTCCGTTCGGCACGAAAGTGCGTGTGACGAATGAGGCCAATGGAAAGTCGGTCATCATCGAGGTAACCGATCGGGGTCCGTTCACCAAAGGACGGGATATCGACCTCTCTAAGCGCGCCTTTATGGATATCGCCGGAGGTTCGCGCTACGGCGGATCGCTTCGTGTCACGCTGGAAGTCGTACAGCCCTGA
- the pgi gene encoding glucose-6-phosphate isomerase gives MALPKYDPTTLPAWSKLQAHYTQMAAANMSDLFRNDPKRAENFTIAWNDFVVDYSKNILTAETLSLLTQLAEEAGLPQAIASYFGGDAINETEGRAVLHTALRAPETADIRVDGENVMPDVAQVKARIKAFSDEVIGGHRVGFTGKPFTDVVNIGIGGSDLGPAMVVEALRFYKNHLNVHFVSNVDGDHVYESLRGLDPETTLFVIVSKTFTTQETLTNAETIRKWFLQSAQPEDIARHFVAVSTNIPNVTAFGIAEANIFPMWDWVGGRFSLWSAVGLSISLATGYEHFEGLLAGAHEMDTHFRTAAPEQNIPVVLALLSIWYNNFFGAETEALIPYTQYLQKLAPYLQQGIMESNGKSVARNGVPVTYQTGTVIWGEPGTNSQHAFFQLIHQGTKLIPADFIGFVKPLHGDADHHHKLMSNFFAQTEALLNGKTEAQVRAEFEKQGVSAEKAAFLLPFKVFAGNKPTNTLLIDQLTPKSLGALVALYEHKIFVQGVIWNIFSYDQWGVELGKQLANSILGEIETGQVAQHDASTTLLLRHFLQRETSLK, from the coding sequence ATGGCCTTACCAAAGTACGACCCCACGACACTTCCTGCCTGGTCTAAATTGCAGGCGCATTATACCCAAATGGCTGCGGCCAACATGTCGGACCTGTTCCGGAATGATCCGAAACGGGCGGAAAACTTCACCATCGCCTGGAACGACTTTGTGGTGGATTATTCCAAAAACATACTGACCGCGGAGACGCTTTCACTTCTGACGCAGTTGGCGGAGGAAGCGGGACTGCCACAGGCGATTGCTTCGTATTTTGGCGGTGACGCGATCAATGAGACGGAAGGCCGTGCGGTGTTGCATACGGCGTTGCGGGCACCGGAAACGGCTGACATCCGCGTAGACGGTGAAAATGTCATGCCGGATGTGGCGCAGGTAAAGGCCCGTATCAAAGCTTTTTCGGATGAAGTCATTGGCGGACACCGTGTGGGCTTCACCGGAAAACCGTTTACCGACGTGGTCAACATCGGCATCGGCGGCTCCGACCTGGGTCCGGCTATGGTGGTAGAAGCGCTGCGTTTCTACAAAAACCACCTCAACGTGCACTTTGTTTCGAATGTGGATGGGGACCATGTGTATGAAAGCCTTCGTGGACTTGACCCTGAAACGACGTTGTTTGTCATTGTCTCTAAAACGTTCACCACGCAGGAAACCCTGACCAACGCCGAAACCATCCGAAAATGGTTCCTGCAATCGGCCCAACCGGAGGATATTGCGCGCCATTTCGTGGCGGTCTCAACGAACATCCCGAACGTGACCGCTTTTGGTATTGCCGAAGCGAACATCTTCCCAATGTGGGATTGGGTGGGCGGACGCTTCTCGCTGTGGAGTGCCGTGGGTCTTTCGATCAGCCTGGCCACCGGATACGAGCATTTTGAGGGGCTATTGGCGGGTGCACACGAAATGGACACCCACTTCCGGACGGCGGCACCTGAGCAGAACATCCCGGTGGTGCTTGCCTTGCTGAGCATTTGGTACAACAATTTCTTTGGCGCCGAAACCGAGGCGCTTATCCCCTATACACAATACCTGCAGAAACTGGCGCCGTATCTGCAACAGGGCATCATGGAGAGCAACGGTAAGAGTGTGGCGCGCAACGGCGTTCCGGTGACCTACCAGACCGGCACGGTGATCTGGGGTGAGCCGGGTACGAATTCGCAGCACGCGTTCTTCCAGTTGATCCACCAGGGCACCAAACTGATCCCGGCCGACTTCATCGGGTTTGTAAAACCGCTGCACGGCGATGCCGACCACCATCATAAACTGATGTCGAATTTCTTCGCACAGACCGAAGCATTGCTGAACGGCAAGACCGAGGCGCAGGTGCGGGCGGAATTCGAAAAACAAGGCGTTTCGGCTGAGAAGGCGGCGTTTTTGCTGCCGTTTAAGGTCTTTGCCGGTAACAAGCCTACTAATACGCTTCTCATTGACCAACTGACTCCGAAAAGCCTGGGGGCGCTGGTCGCGCTCTACGAACACAAGATTTTCGTGCAGGGGGTAATCTGGAATATTTTCAGCTACGACCAGTGGGGCGTGGAGCTCGGTAAACAGTTGGCGAACTCGATCCTGGGGGAAATTGAAACAGGACAGGTAGCCCAACATGATGCCTCCACTACGTTATTATTGCGTCATTTCCTACAACGCGAAACAAGCCTTAAATAA
- a CDS encoding peptidoglycan DD-metalloendopeptidase family protein, translating to MKRILPVLLFLFVFASCKKDVAEPAAKPKPEPIVIEFGFRLNDYNVVHDTLKNGDTFGTLLEKENLGTYNVHVLNEKIQDSFDVRKMRFGKPYTLLRTKDKSHRLQAFIYQPDRTSYYVVDLRDSVVAYKKVRPITLKKRTIAMGLEGSLTESLQKQKVDPGFATEIARIYAWSIDFFKLQKEDRFAISFTERYINDSIYDGVERLDAAFIEYKGKRIYAFPFQQDTTSGKIDYYDEDGKVLKNMFLKAPLKFIHITSRFSRNRFHPVQQIWKAHNGTDYAAPTGTPIMTTAAGTVERTGYTAGNGNFVKVRHNGTYATQYLHMSKILVRQGQRVGQGDVIGRVGSTGLATGPHVCYRFWVNGRQVDPLSLKLPNSEPMPERFKARYMKEMAPLKKTLDSVFERKFGRN from the coding sequence TTGAAAAGGATTCTCCCCGTTCTGCTTTTCCTGTTTGTATTCGCCTCCTGTAAGAAAGACGTGGCCGAACCTGCCGCGAAACCGAAGCCGGAGCCCATCGTCATCGAATTTGGCTTTCGCCTCAATGACTATAATGTCGTGCATGATACGCTGAAAAACGGCGATACGTTCGGCACGCTGCTTGAGAAGGAAAACCTGGGTACGTATAACGTGCATGTGCTCAACGAGAAAATCCAGGATTCATTTGATGTGCGTAAGATGCGTTTCGGGAAGCCGTATACGTTGCTGCGCACCAAAGACAAATCACACCGTCTGCAGGCCTTCATCTACCAGCCCGACCGCACGAGTTATTATGTGGTGGACCTACGCGATTCGGTGGTCGCTTATAAAAAAGTGCGTCCGATTACGCTGAAGAAGCGCACCATCGCAATGGGACTGGAGGGCTCACTTACGGAAAGTCTACAAAAACAAAAAGTCGATCCGGGCTTTGCGACGGAAATCGCACGGATCTATGCCTGGTCGATCGACTTCTTCAAACTGCAGAAAGAAGACCGCTTCGCCATCAGTTTCACCGAGCGCTATATCAACGACAGTATTTACGACGGGGTGGAACGGCTTGACGCGGCTTTTATCGAATATAAAGGGAAGCGGATCTATGCGTTCCCTTTCCAACAGGATACGACATCGGGGAAGATCGATTATTATGACGAAGACGGAAAAGTGTTGAAGAACATGTTCCTGAAGGCGCCGTTGAAGTTCATCCACATTACGTCGCGTTTTTCTCGGAACCGCTTCCACCCGGTACAACAGATCTGGAAGGCGCACAACGGCACGGATTACGCTGCGCCGACGGGCACTCCGATTATGACCACGGCCGCGGGCACTGTAGAACGCACGGGCTACACCGCCGGAAACGGCAACTTCGTGAAGGTGCGCCACAATGGCACCTATGCGACGCAATACCTTCACATGTCGAAGATACTCGTCCGGCAGGGACAGCGTGTCGGCCAGGGCGATGTCATCGGTCGGGTGGGCAGCACCGGTCTTGCGACGGGTCCGCACGTGTGCTACCGCTTTTGGGTAAACGGCCGGCAGGTCGACCCGCTTAGCCTCAAACTACCGAATTCTGAACCGATGCCCGAGCGTTTCAAGGCGCGCTATATGAAAGAGATGGCGCCGTTGAAGAAGACGTTGGATAGTGTTTTTGAGAGGAAGTTTGGAAGGAATTAG
- a CDS encoding tryptophan 2,3-dioxygenase family protein, with translation MTNTTHTEELLGQLEDKFRAMGQKPEVHLEGLLWSKPITYWDYIQTDALLSLQSQRSLLPDEMVFIMYHQVNELLFKMVLWEIEQISRAEKPDTGMFTEKLMRISRYFDMLTTSFTIMRDGMEVEQYLKFRNTLTPASGFQSAQYRLIEFASTDLINLIDHRFRATIDRNTPYSHAFEHLYWQAAGKDYETGRKSYLIEQFEKKYKDQFLRFMEEYNTINLWQKFRQLPAHDQNNPELVAAMRHYDRTVNITWTLGHMSAASKYLESGAVKKEATGGSEWQKYMHPKYQRRIFFPELWTSEELATWGENV, from the coding sequence ATGACGAACACCACCCATACGGAAGAACTGCTCGGTCAGCTCGAAGACAAATTCAGGGCCATGGGCCAAAAACCCGAGGTACATTTAGAAGGCCTGCTTTGGTCGAAACCCATTACCTATTGGGATTATATCCAAACCGATGCGCTCCTGAGCCTACAGTCACAGCGGTCATTGCTTCCGGATGAAATGGTGTTTATCATGTACCACCAGGTAAACGAGCTCCTCTTCAAAATGGTGCTGTGGGAAATCGAGCAGATCTCACGGGCCGAGAAACCCGACACGGGGATGTTCACGGAAAAACTGATGCGGATCAGCCGGTATTTCGACATGCTCACCACCTCTTTCACCATCATGCGGGATGGGATGGAAGTGGAACAATATCTGAAATTCCGCAACACGCTGACGCCGGCCTCGGGCTTCCAGAGTGCGCAATACCGCCTTATCGAGTTCGCCTCAACCGATCTCATCAACCTGATCGACCACCGCTTCCGGGCGACGATCGACCGCAACACACCTTACAGCCACGCCTTCGAGCACCTGTATTGGCAGGCCGCGGGCAAAGATTACGAAACGGGACGCAAGTCGTACCTCATCGAACAGTTCGAGAAAAAATACAAAGACCAGTTCCTTCGCTTCATGGAGGAATACAATACCATCAACCTTTGGCAGAAGTTCCGCCAATTGCCGGCCCACGACCAAAACAACCCGGAATTGGTGGCCGCGATGCGTCACTACGACCGCACGGTCAACATCACCTGGACACTGGGACATATGTCGGCTGCAAGCAAATACCTCGAAAGCGGGGCGGTAAAGAAAGAGGCGACCGGCGGCAGCGAGTGGCAGAAATACATGCACCCGAAATACCAACGCCGGATTTTCTTCCCAGAACTCTGGACTTCCGAAGAACTGGCCACCTGGGGCGAGAACGTCTAA
- a CDS encoding DUF3108 domain-containing protein, giving the protein MKRFSLLLLLASTLSFAPASQKERAFDVGEYFKFRIHYGIVNAGYATLEVKEDVRNGKKVFHAIGRGYTTGMTKFFFKVADNYESYFDKTTGNPYQFVRQIDEGGYTKNQEGFINQSTDRVLLKDYKKKTEKTFVVPENVQDVLSMFYYLRNHPNIDRMKVGEAVTVDMFFDDDLIKFKLKYLGKEDITTKFGTISTMIFRPLVMSGRVFKEEESLTVWISADDNKMPVRIKASLAVGSLKADLDAFKGLKHPFTVKVKP; this is encoded by the coding sequence ATGAAAAGGTTCTCCCTACTTTTACTGCTCGCCTCAACCCTCAGTTTCGCCCCCGCTTCCCAAAAAGAGCGGGCTTTTGATGTAGGCGAATATTTCAAGTTCCGCATCCACTATGGCATCGTCAACGCCGGGTACGCCACCCTGGAGGTGAAAGAGGATGTGCGCAACGGCAAAAAGGTCTTCCACGCCATTGGCCGCGGCTATACGACCGGCATGACGAAGTTCTTCTTCAAGGTCGCCGACAACTATGAAAGCTATTTTGACAAAACGACAGGCAATCCATACCAATTCGTCAGGCAAATCGACGAAGGGGGTTATACGAAGAACCAGGAAGGGTTCATCAACCAGTCGACCGATCGCGTCTTGCTGAAAGACTATAAGAAGAAAACCGAGAAGACGTTTGTAGTGCCCGAGAATGTGCAGGACGTGCTGTCGATGTTCTACTACCTGCGGAACCATCCGAATATCGACCGGATGAAAGTGGGTGAAGCCGTGACCGTCGATATGTTTTTTGACGACGACCTGATCAAGTTTAAGTTAAAATATTTAGGCAAGGAGGATATTACGACTAAATTTGGCACTATATCAACCATGATTTTCCGCCCGTTAGTAATGTCCGGACGCGTTTTCAAAGAAGAGGAAAGCCTCACGGTCTGGATCTCTGCGGATGACAATAAGATGCCGGTGCGGATAAAAGCCAGCCTCGCGGTAGGGTCGCTTAAGGCCGACCTCGATGCTTTCAAAGGATTGAAACATCCTTTTACCGTTAAAGTAAAACCATGA
- the hppD gene encoding 4-hydroxyphenylpyruvate dioxygenase codes for MSEIKSVEYGLEKIFEGAQDFLPLLGTDYVEFYVGNAKQAAHFYKTAFGFQSHAYAGLETGVKDRASYVLKQDKIRLVLTTALKSDHPIGEHVKKHGDGVKVIALWVEDARAAFEETTKRGARVFMEPTVETDEHGEVVRAGIYTYGETVHMFVERKNYKGTFLPGYQPWESSYNPAPVGLKYVDHMVGNVGWGEMNTWVKWYEDVMGFVNFLSFDDKQITTEYSALMSKVMSNGNGRIKFPINEPAEGKKRSQIEEYIDFYEGPGVQHIAVATDDIITTVADMRSRGVEFLSTPPQAYYDAIPERLKDHMSKFKEDISELQKLGIMIDADDEGYLLQIFTRPVEDRPTLFFEIIQRMGARGFGAGNFKALFESIEREQALRGTL; via the coding sequence ATGAGTGAAATAAAATCCGTTGAATACGGACTCGAAAAAATATTCGAAGGGGCACAAGACTTCCTGCCGCTTCTCGGAACCGACTATGTCGAATTCTATGTAGGGAATGCCAAGCAGGCGGCCCACTTTTACAAAACGGCCTTCGGGTTCCAGTCGCATGCGTATGCCGGGCTGGAGACGGGCGTGAAGGACCGGGCGTCGTATGTGCTGAAGCAGGATAAGATCCGGTTGGTGCTGACGACGGCGCTGAAAAGCGACCACCCGATTGGGGAACATGTGAAGAAACACGGCGACGGCGTGAAGGTGATCGCGCTTTGGGTGGAAGATGCCCGGGCGGCATTTGAAGAGACGACGAAGCGGGGTGCACGGGTGTTTATGGAACCTACGGTAGAAACCGACGAACACGGGGAAGTGGTGCGTGCGGGAATTTATACGTATGGCGAAACCGTGCATATGTTTGTCGAGCGGAAAAACTACAAAGGCACCTTCCTGCCGGGCTACCAGCCGTGGGAAAGTAGTTATAACCCGGCGCCGGTCGGACTCAAATACGTTGACCACATGGTGGGGAACGTCGGTTGGGGCGAGATGAACACCTGGGTGAAATGGTACGAAGACGTGATGGGCTTCGTGAACTTCCTGTCGTTTGACGACAAGCAGATCACGACCGAATACTCAGCCCTGATGTCGAAGGTGATGTCAAACGGCAACGGGCGCATCAAGTTCCCGATCAATGAGCCGGCGGAAGGCAAGAAACGCTCGCAGATTGAAGAGTATATCGACTTCTATGAAGGTCCGGGTGTGCAGCACATCGCGGTGGCCACGGATGATATCATCACGACGGTCGCGGATATGCGTTCGCGCGGAGTGGAGTTCCTGTCGACACCGCCACAAGCGTACTACGATGCGATTCCGGAGCGGTTGAAAGACCACATGTCGAAGTTCAAAGAGGATATCAGCGAACTGCAGAAACTGGGCATCATGATCGATGCCGACGATGAAGGCTACCTGTTGCAGATCTTCACGCGTCCGGTTGAAGACCGTCCGACGCTGTTCTTCGAGATCATCCAGCGTATGGGTGCCCGCGGATTTGGCGCCGGAAACTTCAAGGCCTTGTTTGAATCGATCGAACGCGAACAGGCGCTTCGAGGCACGCTGTAA
- a CDS encoding four helix bundle protein, translating to MPELRHSGSALYSQNTIVRLTFEFSIAVILYAEQLEQRKKFILSNQLLRSGTSIGANVKEAQNAESKADFVHKMKIALKEADETEYWINLCSTMAHYPDTRHLEEKLEVVLKILNKIVGTSKRHSHIR from the coding sequence ATGCCTGAATTACGCCACTCGGGAAGTGCATTGTACTCCCAAAACACCATCGTCCGCTTGACGTTTGAGTTTTCAATTGCGGTTATATTGTATGCCGAGCAATTGGAACAACGAAAGAAGTTCATCCTGTCTAATCAGCTATTGCGATCGGGGACTTCGATAGGAGCAAACGTCAAGGAAGCACAAAACGCCGAAAGCAAGGCAGACTTCGTCCATAAGATGAAAATCGCCCTGAAAGAGGCTGACGAGACCGAGTATTGGATAAACCTATGTAGCACCATGGCACACTATCCTGATACCCGACACCTCGAGGAGAAACTAGAAGTAGTACTTAAAATATTGAACAAGATTGTCGGAACGTCTAAACGGCACTCCCACATTCGCTAA
- a CDS encoding homogentisate 1,2-dioxygenase, producing the protein MPIYHKLGQLPHKRHTQFEKPAGGLYYEQLFGTEGFHGHSSLMYQVHRPTQVKEILRSYSVEPKIAISKNIKSLLLKGFDVKPTADFLDSRKAMLVNSDCIIGLAAPQESMRSYFYKNADSDEMLFIHRGKGKLRTMLGNIPFEYGDYLIIPRGMIYQMEFDTTDNRIFYVESHAPFYTPKRYKNASGQLLEHSPFCERDFKLPLELETYDEKGDFVIKVKKEGMMHELVYATHPFDVIGWDGYNYPYGFSIHDFEPITGRVHMPPPIHQTFETSTFVVCSFCPRLYDYHPKAIPAPYNHSNIDSDEVLYYVDGDFMSRNNIEQGHITLHPKGIPHGPAPGAMERSIGKTETVELAVMVDTFKPLMVTEEAMAIDDGEYYRSWVDN; encoded by the coding sequence ATGCCTATTTATCACAAACTCGGCCAGCTTCCACACAAACGCCATACCCAGTTCGAAAAACCGGCAGGTGGTTTGTATTACGAGCAGCTCTTCGGCACCGAAGGGTTTCATGGCCATTCTTCGCTGATGTACCAGGTGCATCGGCCCACGCAGGTAAAGGAAATCCTGCGGTCGTATTCGGTTGAGCCGAAAATTGCCATTTCCAAGAACATCAAATCGTTATTGCTGAAAGGCTTTGACGTGAAGCCAACGGCAGACTTCCTCGACAGCCGCAAGGCGATGCTGGTCAACAGTGACTGTATCATCGGACTGGCGGCCCCGCAGGAATCGATGCGGTCGTATTTCTATAAGAATGCCGACTCGGATGAGATGCTGTTCATCCACCGTGGGAAGGGGAAACTCCGCACTATGCTCGGAAATATTCCCTTCGAATACGGCGACTACCTGATCATTCCGCGCGGGATGATTTACCAGATGGAGTTCGACACGACCGACAACCGGATTTTCTATGTCGAGTCGCATGCGCCGTTCTACACGCCGAAGCGCTATAAGAACGCGTCGGGCCAATTGCTGGAGCACTCGCCTTTCTGCGAACGCGATTTCAAATTGCCGCTGGAACTTGAAACCTATGATGAAAAGGGTGACTTTGTGATCAAGGTGAAGAAGGAGGGCATGATGCATGAACTGGTCTATGCCACGCATCCGTTTGATGTGATTGGGTGGGATGGCTATAACTATCCGTATGGCTTCAGCATCCACGATTTCGAACCGATCACCGGACGTGTGCACATGCCGCCGCCGATCCACCAGACGTTCGAGACCTCGACGTTCGTGGTGTGTTCGTTTTGTCCGCGTTTGTACGACTACCATCCGAAAGCAATTCCGGCGCCGTACAACCACAGCAACATCGACAGCGACGAGGTGTTGTATTATGTGGACGGCGACTTCATGAGCCGCAACAACATCGAGCAGGGCCACATCACGCTGCACCCGAAAGGGATTCCGCACGGTCCCGCACCGGGCGCGATGGAGCGTTCGATCGGCAAAACGGAAACGGTCGAATTGGCCGTTATGGTCGATACCTTCAAACCGCTGATGGTGACGGAGGAGGCGATGGCGATTGATGATGGGGAGTATTATAGGTCGTGGGTTGATAATTAG